TTTTTACTGAAAGACAggtaaaatgtgtacattttttcttagtcATAGCAAAGTAGTAATGTTGTATTGTGTATATTGCAGGGCTCTATGCTAACATTCCTCCCGTTGAACATGTGCTCCTAAAGTGAAATATTTAGgagcaaaattaaaaattgtttaagtAACATTTATGTAACGCTTAAATAATGTTGAGGCTCAAACGTGAcccatttttacatttgataaCAGTAAAAACACCCTCAACAATTCAACTTATGACTAATTTGATGACTTCTGATGTGGCCGAGAATATAAAAACATggaaatatttaatcttttttaatcaAGAGATGCAAGCAATAACTTGCTCTGTTATGACTAACAGAATATTTGACACATTAGACATAAATTGATATTTCCTGTAGGCCACTCCTATATGTTATGATATGAAATAATGCTTGAACTGATatgaattacatatttttatttaactactTAAATCATAGTAGTACATACTGATTTGTTAAACTTACAGCCTTGTTACTTAGCATGTATGAATTATCATGACAACAAAGCACTGACATATCAGTCTGatgtaaacattaataaaactcAATAACCTGTCACACAAGCCAATCTGAGGACACAGATCGTTGAGGTTgaagttaatattaatgaaatatgcacCTTGAGACAGGTCTCCGCTGTACGTCACATGTCTGACAACATGTCAGTTGTAGTGCTGAAATGTGAACATTTAGGTGACTTTTAACTTGAACTAAAACTGTAATGTTACTTCTCCACATAGATCGCCAAGGAATTCACCAGGCTCACTTCAATGGACATCAATAAATTCTATGAGGGTCTGGACAGCCATCTGCATAAACTTCTTCAGTTATTCCGGTTGAAGCGCTTCGAGGAAGTTCAAGACATGACATCCTTAATGGAGAGTCTCGACAAGGATGTAAGTGCATATTTGTTGTAGTTGTGGTCCACATTAATTGTGCAACCCCACTGAGGAGAGGGACCAAGATGTAGATTATGACAGACAGTAAACCTCTAATTAATGTACTTGGATAGGCATTTGATAATCAGAAAATCAGAGTTCTGATATCAGCTGAATTCACGTATTGTGTTTTTGCAGGCATCAAACCAAAGGAAGAGAGCAGCAGCTTTGCAGGGACTGCCATGGTACATGAAGGAAAATCCTTCTACATTAATGAAGAGATGTGAGGTAAgcagcaaaatgtttattatgtttattgatACAAAAACTAGTTCACAATGGGCATGGTTACACATCATTTCAGGCATCCTCTGTGTGGATACACTATATAGCCAAACATGTCTAAAGCacaggcaattttttttttgtttgtttttgcatgaaGCCAACAGATCCTGGGGAGGACTTCATCAAAGGAATGGTGATTGGAATCCTTTTGGTTGTTGAAGATGTGAAAGAGCCCCTTCCAGTTTCCTACAACGATGTTGCCATTGTCATTGAGGAAAAGATTGTCATGCGTCATCTTGGTGATGTACCC
The Labeo rohita strain BAU-BD-2019 unplaced genomic scaffold, IGBB_LRoh.1.0 scaffold_1668, whole genome shotgun sequence DNA segment above includes these coding regions:
- the LOC127158727 gene encoding uncharacterized protein LOC127158727 isoform X1; the protein is MEKELYAEMRVRWPALFTERQIAKEFTRLTSMDINKFYEGLDSHLHKLLQLFRLKRFEEVQDMTSLMESLDKDASNQRKRAAALQGLPWYMKENPSTLMKRCEPTDPGEDFIKGMVIGILLVVEDVKEPLPVSYNDVAIVIEEKIVMRHLGDVPNAFVNLMGLLYMLNLDYPKEMKYTFEVIQRLFMGIGSEMCTSRVHSLKNKLLS
- the LOC127158727 gene encoding uncharacterized protein LOC127158727 isoform X2 — translated: MRVRWPALFTERQIAKEFTRLTSMDINKFYEGLDSHLHKLLQLFRLKRFEEVQDMTSLMESLDKDASNQRKRAAALQGLPWYMKENPSTLMKRCEPTDPGEDFIKGMVIGILLVVEDVKEPLPVSYNDVAIVIEEKIVMRHLGDVPNAFVNLMGLLYMLNLDYPKEMKYTFEVIQRLFMGIGSEMCTSRVHSLKNKLLS
- the LOC127158727 gene encoding uncharacterized protein LOC127158727 isoform X3 is translated as MDINKFYEGLDSHLHKLLQLFRLKRFEEVQDMTSLMESLDKDASNQRKRAAALQGLPWYMKENPSTLMKRCEPTDPGEDFIKGMVIGILLVVEDVKEPLPVSYNDVAIVIEEKIVMRHLGDVPNAFVNLMGLLYMLNLDYPKEMKYTFEVIQRLFMGIGSEMCTSRVHSLKNKLLS